A region of Myxococcus stipitatus DSM 14675 DNA encodes the following proteins:
- a CDS encoding response regulator transcription factor, which produces MSQPPATLFLVDDDESVLRGLGRLLRAAGHVTKSFSSPAQFLAQLSGDTPGCAVLDLRMPGLNGLELQQVMASKGCHLPVIFITGHGDVPASVRAMKAGAVDFLLKPFDEQHLLAAIEQALRKDAAARAGRAERAVLHARHAALTPREREVCTLVAQGLTNKEVALRLGTTEKTIKVHRARVIQKLEVDSVAELVRFVDRLGQG; this is translated from the coding sequence ATGTCCCAACCCCCCGCCACGCTCTTCCTCGTGGACGATGATGAGTCCGTCCTGCGAGGGCTGGGGCGGCTGCTGCGGGCCGCGGGTCATGTGACGAAGTCGTTCTCCTCACCGGCGCAGTTCCTCGCGCAGCTGTCTGGGGACACGCCGGGCTGCGCGGTGCTGGACCTGCGGATGCCGGGGCTGAACGGGCTGGAGCTGCAGCAGGTCATGGCCTCCAAGGGCTGCCATCTGCCCGTCATCTTCATCACCGGACACGGAGACGTGCCGGCCAGCGTCCGGGCCATGAAGGCGGGCGCCGTGGACTTCCTGCTCAAGCCCTTCGATGAGCAACACCTGCTCGCGGCCATCGAGCAGGCCCTGCGCAAGGACGCGGCGGCGCGCGCGGGTCGAGCGGAGAGGGCCGTGCTGCATGCCCGCCACGCCGCCCTCACGCCTCGCGAGCGCGAGGTCTGCACGCTGGTGGCCCAGGGGCTGACCAACAAGGAAGTCGCCCTGCGGCTGGGCACCACGGAGAAGACCATCAAGGTGCACCGCGCCCGCGTCATCCAGAAGCTGGAGGTGGACTCGGTGGCGGAGCTGGTGCGGTTCGTGGACCGGCTGGGTCAGGGCTGA
- a CDS encoding kelch repeat-containing protein → MKNRPISLLVLCLALAVLGCGEDPPPPPVEKFSIGLTLVDTRVAVGMKTTAKAQKVYEGGRTVDLDAAAAPQWTSSAPQVASVEALADGNARVTAHKVGTATITVSTAGLVGQANIEIIPARLLALRVTPASAAVQVGATQQFSVQGSYGDGTTADVTNTVMWSTSDTAQARVSGTGLATGVAAGGTVTVTATLAGVRGTAQLSITAPPRVLTGVEVTPATASVVTGATRQFTAHARYSDASSEDVTSTATWRTGDAVLATVSGTGLATGVAAGGPVTLTATYSGFSGTAQLTVTVPPPVLKSIQVTPATASVAIGATRQFTAKGTYDNGSVADVTNTATWSTSESTVATVNATGLGTGVATGGPATLTATLAGVSGTAQLSVIGWMPAGSLSTGRDLHTATRLESGKVLIAGGRNSATPLTSVELYDPASNSWSPIKALSNGRFGHAAVLLPNDYVLVTGGVGAYVNAEMYEPASDTWYFAGIMSGSRSGHTMTLLSSGKVLVTGGTDGTDAVATVEVFDPLANLWSNANPMGTARTNHSATLLPSGKVLVTGGTKGAASLNSAEVYDPATGAWTPAAAMATLHGLHVATLLSSGKVLVSGGGQAPNGVASSELYDPTTNKWTTPGPMGVVRASLTATQLASGKVLAAGGQNTSATNTAELYDPATSTWSATASMGTARSAHTATLLRSGRVLVVGGANGSRQIATAELYVP, encoded by the coding sequence ATGAAAAACCGACCCATCTCACTTCTTGTCCTCTGTCTGGCGTTGGCGGTCCTGGGCTGCGGTGAGGACCCGCCGCCTCCCCCCGTCGAGAAGTTCTCCATCGGTCTCACCCTCGTGGACACCCGCGTCGCCGTGGGGATGAAGACCACCGCGAAGGCCCAGAAGGTCTACGAGGGGGGCCGCACCGTCGACCTCGATGCCGCCGCCGCGCCGCAGTGGACCTCGTCCGCGCCGCAGGTGGCCTCTGTCGAAGCGCTCGCCGACGGCAACGCCCGGGTGACGGCCCACAAGGTGGGGACCGCCACCATCACGGTCTCCACGGCGGGGCTCGTGGGGCAGGCGAACATCGAGATCATCCCGGCGCGCCTCCTCGCGCTGCGGGTGACTCCCGCCAGTGCCGCGGTGCAGGTCGGCGCCACGCAGCAGTTCTCGGTGCAGGGCAGCTACGGCGACGGCACCACGGCCGACGTGACGAACACCGTGATGTGGTCGACGAGCGACACCGCCCAGGCCCGCGTGAGTGGCACGGGACTGGCCACCGGCGTGGCGGCGGGTGGCACCGTCACCGTCACCGCGACCCTGGCGGGCGTGCGGGGCACGGCGCAGCTCTCCATCACCGCTCCGCCGCGCGTGCTCACCGGCGTCGAAGTCACTCCCGCGACGGCATCGGTCGTCACGGGCGCGACGCGGCAGTTCACCGCGCACGCTCGCTACAGCGACGCGTCCTCGGAGGATGTGACGAGCACCGCGACGTGGCGGACGGGCGACGCCGTCCTCGCCACCGTGAGCGGCACGGGCCTGGCCACCGGCGTGGCCGCGGGCGGACCCGTGACGCTCACCGCCACGTACTCGGGCTTCAGCGGCACGGCGCAGCTCACCGTCACGGTTCCGCCGCCCGTGCTCAAGTCCATCCAGGTCACCCCGGCGACGGCTTCGGTGGCCATCGGTGCGACGCGGCAGTTCACCGCGAAGGGCACCTACGACAACGGCAGCGTCGCGGATGTGACGAACACCGCGACGTGGTCGACGAGCGAGAGCACCGTGGCCACCGTGAACGCCACGGGCCTGGGCACTGGTGTGGCCACGGGGGGGCCTGCCACCCTCACCGCCACCCTGGCGGGTGTCAGCGGCACCGCGCAGCTCAGCGTCATCGGATGGATGCCCGCGGGGTCCCTGTCCACGGGCCGCGACCTGCACACCGCCACGCGACTCGAGTCGGGCAAGGTGCTCATCGCGGGAGGGCGCAACTCGGCGACGCCCCTGACCAGCGTGGAGCTGTACGACCCGGCGAGCAACTCCTGGTCTCCCATCAAGGCCCTGTCCAACGGCCGCTTCGGCCATGCCGCGGTCCTGCTCCCCAATGACTACGTCCTCGTCACGGGGGGCGTCGGCGCCTATGTCAACGCGGAGATGTATGAGCCCGCGAGCGACACCTGGTACTTCGCTGGAATCATGAGCGGCAGCCGCTCCGGCCACACCATGACGCTGCTCTCCTCGGGCAAGGTGCTCGTCACCGGCGGCACCGATGGCACCGACGCCGTGGCCACCGTGGAGGTGTTCGATCCGCTCGCCAACCTCTGGAGCAATGCGAACCCCATGGGGACCGCCCGCACCAACCACTCGGCGACCTTGCTCCCGTCGGGCAAGGTCCTCGTCACGGGTGGGACGAAGGGCGCCGCGAGCTTGAACAGCGCGGAGGTGTACGACCCGGCCACCGGTGCGTGGACTCCCGCCGCCGCCATGGCGACGTTGCATGGCCTTCACGTGGCCACGCTGCTCTCCTCGGGCAAGGTGCTCGTCTCGGGGGGAGGGCAGGCGCCCAACGGCGTCGCTTCCTCCGAGTTGTATGACCCCACCACGAACAAGTGGACCACCCCCGGGCCCATGGGCGTGGTCCGCGCCAGCCTGACCGCCACGCAGCTCGCATCCGGCAAGGTGCTCGCCGCGGGAGGCCAGAACACCAGCGCCACCAACACCGCCGAGCTGTACGACCCGGCCACGTCGACCTGGTCCGCGACCGCCTCCATGGGCACGGCCCGCTCGGCGCACACCGCGACGCTGCTGCGCTCCGGCAGGGTGCTCGTCGTGGGCGGCGCGAACGGCTCCCGCCAGATCGCCACGGCGGAGCTGTACGTGCCGTGA
- a CDS encoding DUF1552 domain-containing protein encodes MSDTPVFRLDRRMFLRGAGGAVLALPILPSLLSPREAKAQAAQRQKCFVHFRTPHGAIFGANMWPSDSALTQSLFYADHDVRRGDLTAVANSSGESVISRVLTAKSSMLTPTLVSKMNILRGLDYPMYMGHNFGAPLGYYDFDKQRPGSPRPTIDQVMAYSTAFYPSVSSVRKRSVAIAGNGTSSGTWGYNTPGVRSSGVASSSLSGVESSLSLFDTLLAGASSPGTPRSPVVDKVLESYRRLRNGNGRLSSEDKVRLDQHIDAVAELQRRLETTTAGCQVPPRPTTDNLTLRNSGSFAGDPAKNVEYFRLINEVLAVAMNCGVCRVATISIDENIQNLTFTPRAPQGEDWHNNVVHPSTVPGANQDLVVQFNQVFFSQVFLDLASRFERFSNGAGGTLLDDSLVAWGQENGNTPHFSFSLPVVTAGGAGGALKTGSYCDYRNITRKVSGDSSTGSEGSFLWAGLLHNQWLGTALQAMGIPKSEWSETDHPGYGWKASYQSTYEYLFTNKGFSSAQAYPAAMWQKTDEVLPFLAP; translated from the coding sequence GTGAGCGACACACCTGTCTTCCGATTGGACCGCCGCATGTTCCTGCGCGGCGCGGGCGGTGCCGTGCTGGCCCTGCCCATCCTCCCCTCGCTCTTGAGCCCTCGCGAAGCCAAGGCCCAGGCCGCGCAGCGCCAGAAGTGCTTCGTGCACTTCCGCACGCCCCACGGCGCCATCTTCGGCGCGAACATGTGGCCGTCGGACTCCGCGCTGACGCAGTCCTTGTTCTACGCGGACCACGACGTGCGCCGGGGAGACCTGACGGCCGTGGCCAACTCGAGCGGTGAGTCGGTCATCAGCCGCGTGCTGACGGCGAAGTCCTCCATGCTCACGCCCACGCTCGTGTCGAAGATGAACATCCTGCGAGGGCTCGACTACCCCATGTACATGGGGCACAACTTCGGCGCCCCGCTGGGTTACTACGACTTCGACAAGCAGCGTCCCGGCTCCCCCCGGCCGACCATCGACCAGGTGATGGCCTACTCGACGGCCTTCTACCCGAGCGTCTCCTCCGTCCGGAAGCGCAGCGTCGCCATCGCCGGCAACGGCACCTCCAGCGGGACCTGGGGCTACAACACCCCCGGCGTTCGTTCCTCGGGGGTCGCCTCGAGCTCCCTCAGCGGCGTCGAGAGCTCCCTCTCGCTCTTCGACACGTTGCTGGCGGGAGCCAGCAGCCCCGGCACCCCGCGCTCCCCCGTGGTGGACAAGGTCCTGGAGAGCTACCGGCGGCTGCGCAATGGCAACGGCCGGCTCTCGTCCGAGGACAAGGTGCGGCTGGACCAGCACATCGACGCCGTCGCGGAGCTGCAGCGCCGGTTGGAGACCACCACCGCGGGCTGCCAGGTGCCGCCCCGCCCCACCACCGACAACCTGACGTTGCGCAACTCCGGCTCTTTCGCCGGAGACCCCGCGAAGAACGTCGAGTACTTCCGGCTCATCAACGAGGTGCTCGCCGTGGCGATGAACTGCGGCGTCTGCCGCGTCGCCACCATCAGCATCGACGAGAACATCCAGAACCTCACCTTCACCCCGCGCGCGCCGCAGGGCGAGGACTGGCACAACAACGTCGTCCACCCCTCCACCGTGCCGGGGGCGAACCAGGACCTGGTGGTCCAGTTCAACCAGGTCTTCTTCTCGCAGGTGTTCCTCGACCTCGCCTCCCGCTTCGAGCGCTTCTCGAACGGCGCGGGGGGAACCCTGCTGGATGACTCGCTCGTCGCGTGGGGCCAGGAGAACGGCAACACGCCGCACTTCTCCTTCTCCCTCCCGGTCGTGACGGCGGGAGGCGCGGGCGGTGCCCTCAAGACGGGCAGCTACTGCGACTACCGCAACATCACGCGCAAGGTGAGCGGCGACTCGAGCACGGGCAGCGAGGGCAGCTTCCTGTGGGCGGGCCTGCTCCACAACCAGTGGCTGGGCACGGCGCTCCAGGCGATGGGGATTCCGAAGTCGGAGTGGAGCGAGACGGACCATCCGGGCTACGGCTGGAAGGCGTCGTACCAGTCGACCTACGAGTACCTCTTCACCAACAAGGGCTTCTCCTCCGCGCAGGCCTATCCGGCGGCGATGTGGCAGAAGACCGACGAGGTGCTGCCGTTCCTCGCGCCCTGA